The following coding sequences are from one Burkholderiales bacterium window:
- the murB gene encoding UDP-N-acetylmuramate dehydrogenase — protein sequence GPADRAYRPADLDDLCAFLRSLPPLEPVLFVGLGSNLLVRDRGIRGTVIFLHGALTKLELVARAGATEIYAQAGLAAPKVARFAALHGLEGAEFLAGIPGTVGGALAMNAGCYGCETWDIVTQVLMLDRRGEKHVRGPSEFRVAYRSLQPATPREEFFAAAWLRPRSGDGERSRRRIKELLQRRIASQPLDIPNAGSVFRNPPGDHAARLIESCGLKGVAIGAAMVSPKHANFIVNTGSATARDIEALITRVQETVSRVCGVELEREVRIVGEA from the coding sequence CGGGCCGGCCGACCGCGCCTATCGGCCCGCCGATCTGGACGACCTTTGTGCATTTCTGCGTTCCCTGCCCCCATTAGAGCCCGTGCTCTTCGTAGGGCTGGGCAGCAATCTGCTGGTGCGCGACCGCGGGATTCGCGGAACGGTAATCTTCCTGCACGGCGCGCTGACCAAGCTGGAGCTTGTCGCGCGAGCGGGCGCTACGGAGATTTACGCACAGGCCGGCTTGGCCGCTCCAAAGGTGGCGCGGTTCGCGGCATTGCATGGACTCGAAGGCGCGGAATTTCTAGCCGGCATCCCGGGCACCGTAGGCGGCGCGCTGGCTATGAACGCGGGGTGCTACGGTTGCGAGACTTGGGACATCGTCACCCAGGTGTTGATGCTGGATCGACGCGGTGAGAAGCACGTGCGCGGACCAAGTGAATTCCGCGTGGCCTATCGCAGCTTGCAGCCGGCGACACCGCGCGAGGAATTTTTCGCGGCCGCTTGGTTGCGACCGCGATCGGGCGACGGCGAGCGTTCGCGCCGGCGCATCAAGGAACTGCTTCAGCGGCGGATCGCATCGCAGCCGCTCGACATCCCCAACGCAGGATCGGTGTTCCGCAACCCACCCGGAGACCACGCGGCGCGGCTGATCGAGTCTTGCGGTCTGAAGGGCGTTGCCATCGGCGCTGCGATGGTATCGCCCAAGCACGCGAACTTCATCGTCAATACCGGTAGCGCGACGGCGCGCGACATCGAAGCGCTGATCACGCGC